A single window of Oceanococcus atlanticus DNA harbors:
- a CDS encoding AI-2E family transporter yields MDVVRSWFRRHLANPQIVSLAVVLTVALLTITWFGKILSPLLAAIVFAYLLEGPVAILERNHCSRWVATLIVWSTFVAAVLLLVFAFVPLIMRQAGQVVQEIPFIIANTRDFLQTLPERYPQVFTSAQVDQVVMSMTQGVGEFRNVLVARSWVVGVGVMYLAVYLVLVPLLVFFLLKDKTRIVQWANQFMPTEIGLIRRIWSDVDRQLANYVRGKFVEIVIVGVVSFAIFVWRDLNYAALLAALVGVSVLVPYLGALVVTVPVLLVAYAQWGFGPEFTWIFFLYGLIQALDGNVLVPLLFSEAVNLHPVAIIASVLFFGGIWGFWGVFFAIPLATVVNAILVAWPSQMSSAADSQTEPIAEPASS; encoded by the coding sequence ATGGATGTAGTACGAAGCTGGTTCCGTCGTCACCTCGCCAATCCCCAGATCGTCAGTCTGGCGGTTGTGCTCACCGTGGCCCTGCTGACCATTACCTGGTTTGGCAAGATTCTATCGCCGTTGCTGGCCGCCATCGTCTTTGCCTATCTGCTGGAAGGGCCGGTGGCGATTCTCGAGCGCAATCATTGCTCGCGCTGGGTTGCGACCCTGATCGTGTGGTCGACCTTCGTAGCTGCCGTTCTGCTGCTGGTGTTCGCGTTTGTGCCGTTGATCATGCGCCAGGCCGGGCAGGTGGTGCAGGAGATTCCTTTCATCATCGCCAACACGCGGGACTTTCTGCAGACCTTGCCGGAGCGCTATCCGCAGGTCTTCACCTCAGCCCAGGTGGATCAGGTGGTGATGTCGATGACACAGGGGGTCGGCGAGTTCCGCAATGTGCTGGTCGCGCGCTCCTGGGTGGTCGGTGTCGGGGTGATGTACCTGGCGGTGTATCTGGTGCTGGTGCCCTTGCTGGTGTTCTTCCTGCTCAAGGACAAGACTCGCATCGTGCAGTGGGCCAATCAGTTCATGCCCACGGAAATCGGCCTGATCCGTCGCATCTGGAGTGATGTGGACCGTCAGCTGGCCAATTATGTACGCGGCAAATTCGTCGAGATTGTCATTGTCGGCGTAGTCAGCTTTGCCATCTTCGTGTGGCGTGACCTCAACTACGCAGCCTTGTTGGCGGCGCTGGTGGGGGTGTCCGTACTGGTGCCTTATCTGGGAGCTTTGGTGGTGACCGTGCCGGTGTTGCTGGTGGCCTATGCGCAATGGGGCTTCGGCCCGGAATTCACCTGGATCTTCTTCCTTTACGGCCTGATTCAGGCGCTGGACGGCAACGTGCTGGTGCCCTTGCTGTTTTCCGAGGCGGTCAACCTGCATCCGGTGGCGATCATTGCCTCGGTGCTGTTCTTCGGCGGGATCTGGGGCTTCTGGGGTGTGTTTTTCGCGATTCCGCTGGCCACCGTGGTCAACGCCATACTGGTGGCCTGGCCATCGCAAATGAGCAGCGCGGCGGACAGCCAGACCGAGCCGATTGCGGAGCCGGCCAGCTCCTAA
- a CDS encoding M48 family metalloprotease, with protein sequence MQSLPCPQRTHATRFPALQCVLALILAIALGSTHAASEIDVPYIGEPADRSLSPLEEQRLGREVMRQLLTHQYVLEDPQIEDYIAGLGQQLLQHTNDQHIGFKFFAVRDAAINAFAMPGGYIGINAGLLMASDSESELAGVVAHEIAHVTQRHIARSMDDTRGWDVASTALLLAALIAGAHDPELAQAALGIGMSAAMQKQINFTRANELEADRLGIKTLSAAGFDPQGMASFFHRLSQKSQLYGEGVPEILRTHPVNTTRISEAQARAASLPSDGHDSSLNYALMKARARVLMTELSSDAVRYFQATHQADPSPENRYGLALALRRARAFEQSEDLLQALHRDNPEEVTYKIALGELYLYRGDYDTAIRQLRQTRKAHQKNRTVLLLLADAMVRNAQPQQARQLMLETDLLNRGDSEAFRLLALAARDMNEPAEAHFQMSAYSHSRGDYVDAIRQLRNGLRVKDLDAHDRKRLQGRLNEYIGQIPESERRRAESEERQRRQGY encoded by the coding sequence ATGCAATCACTTCCCTGCCCGCAACGCACTCATGCTACGCGATTTCCCGCACTGCAGTGCGTGCTCGCCCTGATCCTGGCCATCGCACTTGGCAGCACGCATGCGGCCAGCGAAATCGATGTGCCCTACATTGGCGAGCCGGCCGACCGCAGCCTGTCTCCACTGGAAGAACAACGCCTTGGGCGGGAGGTCATGCGTCAGCTGCTGACCCACCAGTACGTCCTCGAAGATCCACAAATTGAGGACTACATCGCTGGCCTGGGACAACAATTGCTGCAGCACACCAACGACCAGCATATTGGCTTTAAGTTCTTCGCCGTGCGCGATGCGGCAATCAACGCCTTCGCCATGCCTGGCGGTTACATCGGCATCAATGCCGGTCTTCTCATGGCCAGCGATAGCGAAAGCGAGCTGGCCGGGGTTGTGGCCCACGAAATCGCCCACGTCACCCAGCGCCACATCGCTCGCAGCATGGATGACACACGCGGTTGGGATGTAGCCTCCACGGCGCTGTTGCTGGCCGCGCTGATCGCCGGTGCGCATGACCCCGAATTGGCCCAGGCCGCGCTGGGCATCGGCATGTCGGCGGCCATGCAGAAACAAATCAATTTCACCCGCGCGAACGAGTTGGAAGCTGACCGTCTGGGCATCAAGACGTTGTCGGCTGCGGGCTTCGACCCGCAGGGCATGGCCAGCTTCTTCCATAGACTGTCGCAGAAATCCCAGCTCTATGGCGAAGGCGTGCCAGAAATCCTGCGCACCCACCCGGTCAACACCACGCGTATCTCCGAAGCCCAGGCTCGCGCCGCATCGCTGCCCAGTGATGGTCATGATTCAAGCCTGAACTACGCCTTGATGAAGGCGCGTGCCCGGGTGTTGATGACCGAACTTTCGAGCGATGCCGTGCGCTATTTCCAGGCCACCCATCAAGCTGATCCCAGCCCTGAAAACCGCTACGGCCTGGCCCTGGCCTTGCGCCGGGCGCGTGCATTTGAGCAGAGCGAGGACTTGCTCCAGGCGCTGCATCGCGACAACCCCGAAGAGGTGACCTACAAAATCGCGCTGGGCGAGCTCTATCTGTATCGCGGAGACTACGACACCGCGATCCGGCAACTGCGCCAGACCCGCAAGGCTCACCAGAAAAACCGCACGGTGCTGCTGTTGCTGGCCGACGCCATGGTCCGCAATGCACAACCGCAGCAAGCGCGTCAGTTGATGCTGGAGACCGATCTGCTCAATCGTGGTGATTCGGAAGCTTTCCGCCTGCTGGCCCTGGCCGCACGCGATATGAATGAACCGGCCGAAGCCCATTTTCAGATGTCCGCCTACTCACACAGCCGTGGCGACTATGTCGACGCCATTCGCCAATTGCGCAACGGTCTCCGTGTTAAAGACCTTGACGCACACGACCGTAAACGCCTGCAGGGTCGGCTGAACGAGTACATCGGGCAGATTCCCGAAAGCGAACGCCGCCGCGCCGAAAGCGAGGAGCGTCAGCGCCGCCAGGGTTACTGA
- a CDS encoding succinylglutamate desuccinylase/aspartoacylase family protein has translation MTPVITPKPTPSPSPSPQATATATPTASPSPTPTPEVFSLLGRELVRGQSQRLTWKARYGFGELDASAPVQVAHGAKSGPTLCLTAAVHGDELNGIEIVRRVMHGIDLNELSGTVIGVPIVNIPGFLRGSRYLPDRRDLNRYFPGDPNGSLASRIAHDFFERIIRHCDQLVDLHTGSFARTNLPQLRADLTDHAIVEMTKGFGAIAVLHSTGADGTLRRAAALAGIPSVTLEAGEPERLQTEEVVQGVKGVESLMSAMGMTPKKFVWRNPQPVFYESQWVRADRGGIFFTDTQLGDVVNAGDILGTVTDPLSNVRTDVIAPVRGRVLGKALNQFVMPGFAAFRLGVETSEEQIAEEPAATAAPDETSSSTESIDEPEQN, from the coding sequence ATGACGCCTGTGATCACGCCCAAGCCCACACCGAGCCCGTCGCCTTCGCCGCAGGCCACAGCAACAGCCACCCCCACAGCGAGCCCCAGTCCGACGCCCACACCCGAAGTGTTCAGTCTGCTCGGGCGCGAACTGGTGCGCGGACAATCCCAACGTCTGACCTGGAAAGCGCGCTATGGTTTCGGGGAACTGGATGCTTCGGCACCGGTACAGGTTGCGCATGGGGCGAAGTCGGGCCCAACACTGTGTCTGACGGCGGCCGTGCACGGTGACGAACTCAACGGCATCGAGATTGTGCGGCGGGTCATGCACGGTATCGATCTGAACGAACTCAGCGGCACGGTCATCGGCGTGCCGATCGTCAATATTCCGGGTTTTCTGCGCGGGTCGCGTTATCTGCCAGACCGCCGTGATTTGAATCGCTACTTTCCAGGTGACCCCAATGGCAGCCTGGCGTCGCGTATTGCGCATGATTTCTTCGAACGTATCATCCGCCACTGCGATCAGCTGGTGGATTTGCACACCGGTTCGTTCGCGCGCACCAATTTGCCGCAGCTGCGCGCCGATCTGACCGATCACGCCATTGTCGAGATGACCAAGGGCTTTGGCGCGATTGCAGTGCTGCATTCCACCGGCGCCGATGGCACCTTGCGCCGCGCTGCGGCGTTGGCCGGGATTCCCTCAGTGACCCTGGAGGCCGGTGAGCCCGAACGTCTACAGACCGAGGAGGTGGTGCAGGGGGTCAAAGGTGTGGAGTCGCTGATGAGCGCCATGGGCATGACGCCGAAGAAGTTCGTCTGGCGTAACCCCCAGCCGGTGTTCTACGAGTCGCAGTGGGTGCGGGCTGATCGCGGTGGCATTTTCTTTACCGACACCCAGTTGGGTGATGTGGTCAACGCCGGTGACATTCTGGGCACAGTGACTGATCCGCTGAGCAATGTGCGCACCGATGTGATCGCGCCGGTGCGCGGGCGGGTGCTGGGCAAGGCCCTGAATCAGTTTGTCATGCCTGGGTTTGCCGCATTTCGACTGGGTGTGGAGACCAGCGAAGAGCAGATTGCCGAAGAGCCGGCCGCAACGGCGGCGCCAGACGAGACGTCGAGCTCGACCGAGTCGATTGATGAGCCGGAGCAGAACTGA
- a CDS encoding ATP-dependent zinc protease family protein → MLPRWMTAGFFTLVLLLTSSASWADDAVETNRTVAGWVERIKLAPWGDTVKAKLDTGAKTSSINALNIERFERDGDDWVRFTLSYETAKDVRKEHTLERPVVRNILIKEHDRENDRRAVVELSFCFAGQIHSTQFSLVDRSKFIYPVLLGRRFLKSATLIDPSATFITEASCKTSDIKDAGQ, encoded by the coding sequence ATGCTCCCACGCTGGATGACCGCTGGTTTTTTCACCCTGGTACTGCTGCTGACCAGCTCCGCAAGCTGGGCCGACGATGCTGTCGAAACCAACCGCACCGTCGCCGGTTGGGTTGAACGGATCAAGCTCGCACCGTGGGGCGATACTGTCAAAGCCAAACTCGATACCGGCGCCAAAACCTCATCCATCAATGCCCTGAACATCGAACGCTTTGAGCGCGACGGTGACGACTGGGTGCGTTTCACCCTGAGCTACGAAACAGCCAAGGACGTGCGAAAAGAACACACCCTGGAGCGCCCGGTCGTACGCAATATCCTGATCAAGGAGCACGACCGCGAAAACGACCGCAGGGCGGTGGTGGAACTGAGCTTCTGCTTCGCCGGGCAGATCCACAGCACCCAGTTCAGCCTGGTTGATCGCAGCAAGTTCATCTATCCGGTGCTGCTCGGCCGGCGCTTTCTGAAATCCGCAACCCTGATCGACCCGAGCGCGACCTTCATCACCGAAGCCAGCTGCAAGACGAGTGACATCAAGGACGCCGGCCAATGA
- a CDS encoding inactive transglutaminase family protein → MKAPRVWLLAALLASVGIGLCVYKWKVLHIPITPGSHTAVWTVEARASFESHGKVKAQLELPSATPGFEILDENFVSRDFGLVLEETRAQRHALWSIRRANGPQTLYYRLSVNPLEPVKSRAGPFPGYPAKPDYPELYRTAIEALLSNVRAQSADIASFTRQLIHKLSTDQSDPTVALLRNESGPGGADWVRQLIHVLAGARIPARIVWGLELRHGALDARLQPWLEVHNEQEWLPFDPITGEQGYPENFLLWKAGPQAALEVDGGSLPDLRFSIRRGLKETLQLARHSDSNLVSFSLLGLPLYVQNVYTILLMVPLGAFLVVMLRNLIGVKTFGTFMPVLIAMSFRETQLIWGVTLFTVLVALGLALRFVLEHLKLLLVPRLAAVLIIVILLMLGISIASYRLGFDHGLSVALFPMVILAMTIERMSIVWEEHGAYEAVIQGMGSLLVAIMAYLVMNIGQLQYMVGLFPELLLVVLAATLLMGRYTGYRLTELWRFRSVWMKP, encoded by the coding sequence ATGAAAGCACCCCGCGTGTGGCTGCTTGCCGCCCTTCTGGCAAGCGTGGGTATCGGGCTGTGTGTGTACAAGTGGAAGGTCCTGCACATCCCGATCACACCCGGCTCGCACACCGCGGTATGGACGGTCGAAGCGCGCGCCAGCTTCGAAAGTCACGGCAAAGTCAAAGCGCAACTGGAACTGCCATCGGCAACGCCTGGTTTCGAGATTCTGGACGAGAACTTTGTCTCGCGTGACTTTGGTCTGGTCTTGGAAGAAACACGTGCGCAGCGCCACGCCCTGTGGTCGATTCGCCGCGCCAACGGGCCGCAAACCCTGTACTACCGGCTTAGCGTGAACCCGCTTGAGCCGGTCAAATCGCGGGCCGGACCGTTTCCGGGCTACCCGGCCAAACCGGACTATCCGGAGCTCTATCGCACCGCCATCGAAGCCTTGCTGAGCAATGTACGCGCCCAGTCGGCCGATATTGCGTCCTTCACCCGCCAGTTGATCCACAAACTCAGCACCGACCAGAGCGACCCCACGGTTGCCCTGCTGCGTAATGAATCCGGTCCGGGTGGCGCCGATTGGGTCCGTCAATTGATTCACGTGTTGGCCGGCGCGCGCATCCCTGCCCGCATCGTATGGGGTCTGGAGCTGCGTCATGGCGCTCTGGATGCACGCCTGCAACCCTGGCTTGAGGTGCACAACGAGCAGGAATGGCTGCCGTTCGATCCGATCACCGGCGAGCAGGGCTATCCGGAGAATTTCCTGCTCTGGAAAGCCGGCCCGCAAGCCGCGCTTGAAGTCGACGGCGGCAGCCTGCCCGACCTGCGTTTCTCGATCCGCCGCGGTCTCAAGGAAACCCTGCAGCTGGCGCGCCATTCCGATTCCAATCTGGTCTCGTTCTCGCTGCTGGGGCTGCCGCTCTACGTGCAGAACGTCTACACGATTCTGCTGATGGTGCCGTTGGGCGCCTTTTTAGTGGTGATGCTGCGCAACCTGATCGGGGTCAAGACCTTTGGCACCTTCATGCCGGTGCTGATCGCCATGTCCTTCCGCGAAACCCAGCTAATCTGGGGTGTCACCCTGTTTACCGTGCTGGTGGCGCTGGGCCTGGCGCTGCGTTTTGTGCTCGAGCATCTCAAGCTGCTGCTGGTGCCACGCCTGGCCGCAGTGCTGATCATCGTGATCCTGCTCATGCTCGGCATCAGCATTGCCAGCTACCGGCTGGGCTTTGATCACGGCTTGTCTGTAGCGCTGTTCCCGATGGTGATTCTGGCCATGACCATCGAACGCATGTCCATCGTGTGGGAAGAACACGGTGCCTATGAAGCCGTGATCCAGGGTATGGGCAGCCTGCTGGTCGCCATCATGGCCTATCTGGTCATGAACATCGGTCAGCTGCAGTACATGGTCGGGCTGTTTCCGGAACTGCTGCTGGTGGTGCTTGCGGCAACCTTGCTGATGGGCCGCTACACCGGTTACCGGCTAACCGAGTTGTGGCGCTTTCGTTCGGTCTGGATGAAACCGTGA
- a CDS encoding alpha-L-glutamate ligase-like protein, protein MGRMVWPWTRLREAGIIGMNERNGLYIAGFNPRRLYPLVDDKLRTKQLAVDAGIAVPALYHEVSIEHEIIALEQTLQAHQSFVVKPSKGAGGDGIVVITGRQGKDFLRASGARMSFDDLAHHISNILSGMFSLGGLPDRAMIEYCVQFDPVFAPISYQGVPDIRTLVFRGVPVAAMLRLPTRASDGKANLHQGAVGVGIDLASGRTLHGVMHNAPVTHHPDTLHSVGDFSVPGWEQVLLLAAQCYDLARLGYLGVDIVLDRDKGPLVLELNARPGLAIQLANGRGLRPALQAISALDSIPSSAEERVALALSLFAPGADEGCPATSQDTDLPAAPVPDSGKDEAP, encoded by the coding sequence ATGGGCCGCATGGTGTGGCCCTGGACCCGCCTGCGCGAGGCCGGCATCATCGGCATGAACGAGCGCAACGGCCTGTACATCGCCGGTTTCAACCCGCGCCGTCTGTATCCCCTGGTTGACGACAAACTGCGCACCAAACAACTGGCCGTGGATGCCGGCATTGCGGTGCCGGCGTTGTATCACGAGGTCAGCATCGAGCACGAAATCATCGCCCTGGAGCAGACCTTACAGGCTCACCAGAGCTTTGTGGTCAAACCGTCCAAGGGCGCTGGCGGTGATGGCATCGTGGTCATCACCGGGCGTCAGGGCAAGGATTTTCTGCGTGCCAGCGGTGCGCGCATGAGTTTCGATGATCTGGCCCACCATATCTCCAACATCCTGTCCGGCATGTTCAGCCTGGGTGGTCTACCGGACCGCGCCATGATCGAGTACTGCGTGCAGTTCGATCCTGTGTTCGCCCCGATCAGCTACCAGGGCGTTCCTGACATCCGCACCCTGGTTTTTCGCGGTGTACCAGTCGCCGCCATGCTGCGCCTGCCCACCCGGGCGTCGGACGGCAAAGCCAATCTGCATCAAGGCGCGGTCGGCGTGGGTATCGATCTGGCCAGCGGTCGCACCCTGCATGGGGTCATGCACAATGCCCCGGTCACCCATCATCCTGACACCCTGCACAGCGTGGGTGATTTCAGCGTGCCCGGCTGGGAACAGGTTCTGCTGCTGGCGGCACAGTGCTATGACCTGGCGCGCCTTGGCTATCTCGGGGTGGATATCGTGCTTGATCGCGACAAAGGCCCCCTGGTGCTGGAACTCAACGCCCGCCCGGGTCTTGCGATACAGCTGGCCAACGGGCGCGGACTGCGTCCGGCCCTGCAGGCCATCAGTGCCCTGGACAGCATCCCCTCATCAGCCGAAGAGCGTGTTGCCTTGGCCTTATCACTGTTTGCTCCGGGGGCCGACGAAGGCTGCCCTGCAACGTCTCAGGACACTGATTTGCCCGCGGCGCCAGTGCCTGATTCGGGCAAGGACGAAGCGCCGTGA
- the lapB gene encoding lipopolysaccharide assembly protein LapB, which produces MGDFTGLVLLLLPLAAATGWFVARQSRPREELEASSLNPDYVRGLSHLVNNDTDQAIEIFIGLIEADEGTIDLHLALGSLFRRRGEVDRALRIHQNLVQRPRLKPLHRNQARFELARDYQAAGVLDRAEEIFLELAHQGMFLSDCLSRLMRIYEREREWERAIDTAQWLSSAQGRDMGPRIAQYWCELADSALRRDDARGQQQCLKRALAADPHCVRAQLTRAGQAVDSGKVAQALKIYRDVIQHHEAFIPDVLAPWRDAFLREHSAQQWAAELERVYRRHPHPHLQVALIQAQAQSGQTDARQQALDQLVQQPSWVGLHAALDQDWSNLPSQAAGLLKGFADVLRVPLEKSPTYRCDHCGYSGRQLNWQCPSCQHWNTTQPLPDMTYSALEEQVHGASSLPESGTGAAGKSVS; this is translated from the coding sequence ATGGGTGACTTCACCGGACTGGTGTTGTTGTTGCTGCCCTTGGCAGCAGCAACGGGCTGGTTCGTTGCACGCCAGTCGCGCCCTCGGGAGGAGCTTGAGGCGAGCAGCCTTAATCCGGACTACGTGCGTGGCCTGAGTCATCTGGTCAACAACGACACCGATCAGGCGATTGAAATCTTCATTGGCCTGATTGAAGCGGATGAAGGCACCATTGACCTGCATCTGGCGCTGGGCAGTCTGTTCCGGCGCCGTGGTGAGGTCGATCGCGCATTGCGCATTCACCAGAATCTGGTCCAGCGACCGCGCCTCAAGCCCCTGCATCGCAATCAGGCACGCTTCGAGCTGGCCCGCGATTACCAGGCTGCGGGGGTGCTGGATCGGGCCGAGGAAATCTTTCTCGAGCTGGCCCATCAAGGCATGTTTCTGAGTGACTGCCTGTCACGCCTGATGCGCATATACGAACGTGAGCGTGAGTGGGAACGCGCGATTGATACCGCCCAGTGGCTGAGTAGTGCACAGGGGCGCGACATGGGCCCGCGTATCGCCCAGTACTGGTGTGAGCTGGCCGACAGCGCGCTGCGCCGCGACGATGCACGTGGCCAGCAGCAATGTCTCAAGCGCGCGCTGGCCGCGGACCCGCACTGCGTGCGTGCCCAGCTGACCCGGGCCGGGCAGGCCGTGGACAGCGGCAAGGTGGCGCAAGCACTCAAGATCTACCGCGATGTGATCCAGCACCATGAGGCTTTTATCCCGGATGTTCTGGCTCCCTGGCGTGATGCCTTTCTGCGTGAGCACAGCGCTCAGCAATGGGCCGCTGAGCTGGAGCGGGTTTACCGCCGTCATCCGCATCCGCATCTTCAGGTCGCCCTGATTCAGGCTCAGGCGCAGAGCGGGCAGACTGATGCGCGCCAGCAGGCACTGGATCAACTGGTTCAGCAGCCCAGCTGGGTCGGCTTGCACGCGGCGTTGGATCAGGATTGGTCGAACTTGCCGTCGCAGGCCGCGGGCTTGCTCAAGGGCTTTGCCGATGTGCTGCGCGTGCCGCTGGAAAAATCACCGACTTACCGCTGCGACCACTGCGGTTACAGTGGCCGCCAGCTCAACTGGCAGTGTCCCAGTTGCCAGCACTGGAATACCACGCAGCCTTTGCCGGATATGACCTATTCAGCGCTGGAGGAACAGGTTCACGGCGCTTCGTCCTTGCCCGAATCAGGCACTGGCGCCGCGGGCAAATCAGTGTCCTGA
- a CDS encoding LapA family protein, protein MRRIVVLLLVIATFCLGAAFSYHNPQAVTLNYLAGQTEIALGALVMATVALSVAVMVLTFWLISLPRRAETLRLRRRLEKAENELHNLRQLPLKDG, encoded by the coding sequence ATGCGTAGGATTGTCGTTCTTTTGCTGGTAATTGCGACCTTTTGCCTGGGTGCAGCCTTCAGCTATCACAATCCGCAAGCCGTGACCCTCAACTATCTGGCCGGACAAACCGAGATTGCGCTCGGTGCGCTGGTCATGGCGACCGTTGCGCTCAGCGTGGCGGTGATGGTGCTGACGTTCTGGCTGATCTCCCTGCCGCGCCGGGCCGAAACCCTGCGCTTGCGGCGGCGTCTGGAAAAAGCCGAGAACGAACTCCACAACCTGCGCCAGTTGCCTCTGAAGGATGGGTGA
- a CDS encoding integration host factor subunit beta, with the protein MTKSELIDRLAMSQRHLSHKDVELGVKLLLDTISDALSANERIEIRGFGSFSLHHRPARTGRNPKTGEAVAIPSKRVPHFKPGKELRERVNNEG; encoded by the coding sequence ATGACCAAATCAGAGCTGATTGACCGGCTGGCCATGAGTCAGCGACACCTGTCACATAAGGATGTGGAGCTGGGTGTCAAACTGTTGCTCGACACGATCTCGGATGCCCTGTCGGCAAACGAACGGATCGAGATACGCGGTTTCGGAAGTTTTTCCTTGCATCATCGTCCGGCACGCACGGGGCGCAACCCCAAGACCGGCGAAGCTGTGGCCATTCCGTCCAAGCGTGTGCCACATTTCAAGCCGGGCAAGGAATTGCGCGAGCGGGTTAATAACGAAGGATAG
- the rpsA gene encoding 30S ribosomal protein S1 encodes MSESFAELFEESLKAGQSMQPGAIVHATVLEIKPDVVIVDAGLKSEGVIPLDEFKNLNGEVEIQPGDDVEVALEAVEDGFGETKLSKDKAERIRTWDRLNKAHEEKQIVIGTISGKVKGGYTVDVDRVRAFLPGSLVDIRPVRDTSYLEGKPLEFKVIKLDRLRNNVVVSRREVLEAEYSQEREMLLERLQEGVVLTGVVKNLVDYGAFVDLGGIDGLLHITDMSWKRVKDPSEVIEVGQEVEVKVLKFDRERMRVSLGLKQLGDDPWIDIARRYPEGTRMFGKVTNITDYGSFVEIEDGVEGLVHVSEMDWTNKNCNPNKTVHVGQEVEVMILDIDEERRRISLGMKQCVPNPWEEFAQNHQKGDRVAGTIKSITDFGVFIGLDGGIDGLVHASDVAWDLDGEDALRQFQKGEEVEAVVLAIEAGRERISLGIKQLQTDPLTAFIAEHPKGSIVTGKITEVEQRVAKLELAEGVEGFLRASDISRERVEDARTELNVGEEIEARIVTIDRKNRTLGVSIKAKEMYDEDQAMKEYNQGQDAEGATTMGDLLKQQIGNQDS; translated from the coding sequence ATGTCTGAAAGTTTCGCCGAACTCTTTGAAGAGAGTTTAAAAGCCGGCCAGAGCATGCAGCCTGGCGCCATCGTCCACGCCACCGTGCTGGAAATTAAACCCGACGTCGTGATCGTTGACGCCGGTCTCAAATCCGAGGGTGTCATTCCCCTGGATGAGTTCAAAAACCTCAATGGTGAGGTTGAAATCCAGCCGGGCGACGATGTTGAAGTTGCGCTGGAAGCCGTGGAAGACGGTTTCGGCGAAACCAAACTCTCCAAGGACAAGGCGGAGCGCATCCGCACCTGGGACCGCCTCAACAAGGCCCACGAAGAGAAGCAGATCGTCATCGGTACGATCTCGGGCAAGGTCAAGGGTGGTTACACCGTCGACGTCGATCGCGTCCGTGCGTTCCTGCCGGGTTCGCTGGTCGATATCCGTCCGGTGCGCGACACCTCCTACCTGGAAGGCAAGCCGCTTGAATTCAAGGTGATCAAGCTGGATCGCCTGCGCAACAACGTGGTGGTTTCGCGTCGCGAAGTGCTCGAAGCCGAGTACAGCCAGGAACGCGAAATGCTGCTCGAGCGCCTGCAAGAAGGCGTCGTGCTCACCGGTGTGGTCAAGAACCTGGTCGATTACGGTGCGTTCGTTGACCTGGGCGGCATCGATGGCCTGCTGCACATCACCGACATGTCGTGGAAGCGCGTCAAGGACCCGTCGGAAGTCATCGAAGTGGGCCAGGAAGTTGAAGTCAAGGTCCTCAAGTTCGACCGTGAGCGCATGCGCGTTTCGCTGGGCCTGAAGCAGCTGGGCGACGATCCGTGGATCGACATCGCACGTCGCTACCCGGAAGGCACCCGCATGTTCGGCAAGGTCACTAACATCACTGACTACGGTTCGTTCGTCGAAATCGAAGACGGTGTGGAAGGCCTGGTTCACGTCTCCGAAATGGACTGGACCAACAAGAACTGCAACCCGAACAAGACTGTTCACGTGGGCCAGGAAGTCGAAGTGATGATCCTGGACATCGACGAAGAGCGTCGTCGTATTTCCCTCGGCATGAAACAGTGTGTGCCGAACCCGTGGGAAGAGTTCGCTCAGAACCATCAGAAGGGCGACCGCGTGGCCGGCACCATCAAGTCGATCACCGACTTCGGTGTGTTCATCGGCCTGGACGGCGGCATCGACGGTCTGGTTCATGCCTCCGACGTGGCCTGGGACCTGGATGGCGAAGATGCACTGCGTCAGTTCCAGAAAGGCGAAGAAGTCGAAGCTGTGGTGCTGGCTATCGAAGCCGGCCGCGAGCGTATCTCGCTGGGCATCAAGCAGCTGCAGACCGATCCGCTGACCGCGTTCATTGCCGAGCATCCCAAGGGCTCGATCGTTACCGGCAAGATCACCGAAGTGGAGCAGCGCGTGGCCAAGCTGGAACTGGCCGAAGGCGTGGAAGGCTTCCTGCGTGCCTCCGACATCTCGCGTGAGCGCGTTGAAGATGCTCGCACCGAGCTGAATGTGGGCGAGGAAATCGAAGCACGTATCGTGACCATCGATCGCAAGAACCGCACGCTGGGTGTGTCCATCAAGGCCAAGGAAATGTACGACGAAGACCAGGCCATGAAGGAGTACAACCAGGGTCAGGACGCCGAAGGCGCCACGACCATGGGCGACTTGCTCAAGCAGCAGATCGGCAACCAGGATTCCTGA